The sequence TTCTTGATTTTCAGCTTTTTCCTCcccaaaattcaaattcaactaaaaatactaaaattttgagttgtcattctcctattgaAAATGTATAGGAATGATGTAGAATTACGCTTCATATAATCCTTTCTCTATCACTAGTATATTAACTTAGCtcaaatcaagaaaattttgttaatatcaCAAAAACACTACAGTTGAAAATCTTGCTCATGTCAGTAAAAAATCATATCTTTATttctctaaaccctaaaattagacaagaacaaaaatgaatttattgaattttaaaaaaatatatttgatatgaatatgtCTCTCACACGTAAAAGATTTTCTAGCACACTTTATATTCATACTTGagtaagttttaaaataaatgtctGAACATAAATACTTTACAAAAAATACATAAACTTAAGAGTTGGAGTAATATTATTTCTACTACAAaccatgaaattaaaatgatactTTTATTAGGAGTAGTTGCAGtaatattattaagtatataaaaacaattttgacTGATTAAATTCAACACATAAGTTAgtctcaaatgaaaataaaatggtttttaACTCGGTCCAAATTATGATCTGATCTTTATTAAAGGATTTCACCTTATTGTTACCTGTTTTGTCACCGAAACTATCCATTTTCTCTACATTTCTATCTCGagttgattatatttatttcaacctataaataaaatatagatgtaagtgtatatataatgaaaatacaattttaataaaaatgaaaccaatcaaaatttacacatttcagTTATGTAAAAGGAATGAATTTATAagcaactaaaattttaaatgatatatataaactatGATATGAGCTCCTGTTGAAtataagtaaaagatttataAGTTTTTGGTATGTAAGAAGGATCGTAAATAAGTCTAGATTGATCActttaaataaaagattggtTAAGTAGTTTACCACAGTTAATGCTTCTTCCTTGATTGGCccattataaaattgaaaattttttgcaTCAGCTTTGGTTGCAGCCCTTCTTCCTCCGTTTCCTCGGAGATATTGCGTTTTTGTTTTATGTCAGAAGTGCTACCTATTGATCCATTGTTTTGAGCAGTGTGTTGGTGGATGTGTTCAAAATTTGGTGAAGATTGAGTGATATGGCACTGCAACTCTTCTATTTCTTCCAAATCTTTCTCATACACTATTCTAACACCACACTTCTTCACCTTAAGGCTATGACCATTGAAAAACACATGAAGCCCATCACGTTTATGATCTAAGCAATCTGTTGTCCGCAAATTATTGGTTTCACAGCCACCATATTTATCCTTCAAGGAAAATGGATATACCTTATCACGCGACCAATAACGAAGAAAAATATGATCTTTCATTATGGGCTTGTCGAATCGTTTATCCACCAAATAGCCTCTCCTCTCAATCTGTCGACGATTTCTACCATACATTAACGCTCCACAGTCGATAAAGCCCACATCCCTTGAAGCATCATTATTGACAAAAATGCAGCAACAAGCAACTCCAATCCATTCACAATCCTCTTGAAGGTTGATAGGTAAGGGAATCTTAATAAAGAAGTCACCTTTTTGTTGGCTAAACCATCCTGGGATTTCAGTTCCGGgcataataatatcaaacttttcttttgaatttgcAAATGCCTGCAAAATAGAACACAAGTCGTTTGGTAactaaaaccataaattctCAAGTATGACAGAAAAAAGAGATAATCGACCTTAAGATGTTTTTTCAGCTGTGTTAATGCATTGATATTCTCAGCCAATTTGAAGCAGTTAATGGCTTTAACGGCATCCgaatgcattaaattgcataCTGTTGATGGACTTGCAACTACTTCAAGTGAAGAACAACTATCTATACTCAGAACTACTATACTTGTTGGTAGCTCAGGCAACGAGTTAAGCTTCATGCAATTTGATAATGCAAGCAATTTAAGCTCGGAAAGTTGAGTCAGAGCCAAAGGAACGGTGATGAAATTGTTACCGTTAAGAAAAAGCCGTTTCAAAGAGGATAGACCATGAATATCTGCTTCGCCAAGAGTACACATGTTGCAATTTGACAATATAAGCTCTTCAAGCTTGGAGAGTCGAGTAAGAGATGCAGGTATGCTGATGAAATTGTTACCACTAAGATTAAGTTCTTCCAAAGAGGATAGACCAGAAATATCAGGTGGAATATCTCCTTCACAAAGATTGCAGTCCATTAGACTTAGCCTTCTTAATGAACTCAAACCTGACAATGAAGGTAACATCGAAGCGATGGAATTTGTCCTTACTCTTTTGAATCCATTGAAAGACAGaactttaagatttttaaattgaaaaatgaaggATGGTAGTTCTGTTATGGCTGTTTCACTCAAGTCGAGCTCTTCCAAAAACTTTGCATGCTGCAAATTCTCCGATAATTTTTCAACTCTATAACAACCGGAAAGATCTAGAGTTTTTAGACGTTCTATTTTCCCATCAATCTCCGGAAACCTTACAAGACTTGAGCAACCCGAAAGAATTAATGTTTCAAGAGATTCCATTCCAATTATGGTCGGAAGACTCCTAAGACTTTTGCAATCtcttaaattcaaaactttaaGGCTCTTAAGTACTGCGATTGATGGATGAACATCCACTAATTTGGTACAACCTTTCAATATTAGAACTTCAAGATTTGATGCCGTTGTGAAGTCTGGTGTCTTGATCAGGTTTTGGGACCCTTCAAGGTTCATCATTTTCAACTTACACAACGGCTGTTGAAGATCACAATAAAttagaaacaaatgagaaaacATAATAATgcttattattgtttttttttaccttaatcaaagtttaatcatttatattaaaataagctaaaataCAAGGATGAGATGAGTTAATTCTTACTCTATTTCCCTTCCACAGTTGTTGAATGCGACTATATGGTAAAAGAAGTGCAACAAGGTTGTCCGGTTGGAAGCTTGAAGGCAACGATCTTAAAGGGCATCTTTTCCAATCTAGAAGCCGTAACTcattagaaagaaatttgagATCATCACAATTTGATAGGCAAAGCACTTTGAGCAAtctcaattttttcatttttgagaaGGCATCGACACTCAAGTTGAGCATCTTGCTCGATTCCCTAATAATcaagaataaaacaaaatgaaaatgagcttcataatatacaaaaacATTCAATATCTAAAAATTATCTGATTCACTGATATactattaatatttcaaaaagacATACATTTCTCTATTGATTCTTTTGAAAGAGTAATACGCTATtagataaatttcataattaaacattgaaatatTGAGTGTAAAAGGTTTTGCTATAAtttcttatcatattttaaaaataaaataattatttacagtACACATAAATATAAGTTTATGTGTCTTCTTACCTTCTATTATCAATGATTATACCTTCAATCATTTTTGTACcctaagaaaaatcaagaatagaaaataagaaaacaaaattttaaaacttacattttatttagcattattatattctaaatataataaataaagtattttaaatgaAGTAAAACAATTTCTACAAATATTATGCTCTAAAGAGGGTAAtgcaatgaaattaaatatttatttctacaaatcctttttaatatttgtaaacaTCAAACATGACTTATCTCAAAATTACTAAATATCACTTTTTAAGAATAGTTGTATCAACCAACCAATTAGACTAAGCTTTGGATTTATATCatatattgatttgatattatataacaaaatagaaatagTATGTAACTTTTGTTAAATGACTTACAGTATTTTTTGTTAGGACATGATGGACGTCTCTTTCCTCCCACAATCTGCAACGTTTTCCAGGTTCATCAACACATTTTTCTCTAACAAATTTTCTTCCCATTTCTTGCAACAAGTTATGCATCCACAAATATTTGTGTTCATCGACTTTTATGAGAGATTTTTTAATGAGAACATCAATACCAATATCTGGGAAAAACTCACAACCATCCAATACTTTCATTACAAAATCTTTCTCCTCCCCATTGAAGAAGCATGCTATATCTAGAAATATATTCTTCTCCCTTTCTTCCAGTCCATCAAAACTGATTCGAAGTTTATcgagaatttttttattagaatcTCTTTTAAGTCTTTCAATTGCACTTCTCCATTGAGTAGCATCTCTACCGCATAAAAAGCAACCCAAAATTTCAAGAGCTAACGGGAGCCCACCAGCATATTTTACAACATGGTAAGAAAGCTCAATGAAATCATCTTTCGGCACTGTATCACTATGAAAAGCTTTCAGACTGAAAAGTTGAAGCGCTTCTTTGGGATTCAATGTTGTGGGCTCATACATATCATCAACTGGCCAAGACCGAAGCAAATGTTCTTCTCTTGTTGTTACAATGATTCTACTCCCTAATCCGAACCAATCATGCCTTCCAACCAAGCATTTTAAGTGTTGTATGTTATCAACATCATCAAGAACAATAAGAACCTTTTTGCGAGACAACATATGACTAATTATATCATTCCCTTCATGaacattgaaaaatttgaagcaTTCATCATGAAAAATCTCCGAAAGGAGTTGTTTCTGTAAAGAAACTAATCCACATCTGTCTGAAACTTCTCGAATATCAGCAATAAAGCTTTTACTTTCAAAATGATGTGACATTTGATTATAAGCAAGTCTTGCGAGTGTTGTTTTACCGATACCACCCATTCCGCAAATCCCTATAATGCGGACATCATTTTCCCCaatgtttat is a genomic window of Gossypium raimondii isolate GPD5lz unplaced genomic scaffold, ASM2569854v1 Contig00098, whole genome shotgun sequence containing:
- the LOC105801384 gene encoding disease resistance protein RUN1-like isoform X1, producing MSSLPSTSSSNSRKKYDVFLSFRGEDTRTNFTDHLYDALSRSGIVTFRDDPKLEAGEEIAPELFTAIQQSWCSVIVFSQTYAFSSWCLEELAEIVKQHNNDGHIVFPIFYDVDPSDLRKQKEKVEEAFARHEERYKEDREKIQRWRNALIQVAGIKGWHLNNRHESEFIREVIKKISAKLCHPVTHSHLVGMTERLEDLYLKINIGENDVRIIGICGMGGIGKTTLARLAYNQMSHHFESKSFIADIREVSDRCGLVSLQKQLLSEIFHDECFKFFNVHEGNDIISHMLSRKKVLIVLDDVDNIQHLKCLVGRHDWFGLGSRIIVTTREEHLLRSWPVDDMYEPTTLNPKEALQLFSLKAFHSDTVPKDDFIELSYHVVKYAGGLPLALEILGCFLCGRDATQWRSAIERLKRDSNKKILDKLRISFDGLEEREKNIFLDIACFFNGEEKDFVMKVLDGCEFFPDIGIDVLIKKSLIKVDEHKYLWMHNLLQEMGRKFVREKCVDEPGKRCRLWEERDVHHVLTKNTGTKMIEGIIIDNRRESSKMLNLSVDAFSKMKKLRLLKVLCLSNCDDLKFLSNELRLLDWKRCPLRSLPSSFQPDNLVALLLPYSRIQQLWKGNRPLCKLKMMNLEGSQNLIKTPDFTTASNLEVLILKGCTKLVDVHPSIAVLKSLKVLNLRDCKSLRSLPTIIGMESLETLILSGCSSLVRFPEIDGKIERLKTLDLSGCYRVEKLSENLQHAKFLEELDLSETAITELPSFIFQFKNLKVLSFNGFKRVRTNSIASMLPSLSGLSSLRRLSLMDCNLCEGDIPPDISGLSSLEELNLSGNNFISIPASLTRLSKLEELILSNCNMCTLGEADIHGLSSLKRLFLNGNNFITVPLALTQLSELKLLALSNCMKLNSLPELPTSIVVLSIDSCSSLEVVASPSTVCNLMHSDAVKAINCFKLAENINALTQLKKHLKAFANSKEKFDIIMPGTEIPGWFSQQKGDFFIKIPLPINLQEDCEWIGVACCCIFVNNDASRDVGFIDCGALMYGRNRRQIERRGYLVDKRFDKPIMKDHIFLRYWSRDKVYPFSLKDKYGGCETNNLRTTDCLDHKRDGLHVFFNGHSLKVKKCGVRIVYEKDLEEIEELQCHITQSSPNFEHIHQHTAQNNGSIGSTSDIKQKRNISEETEEEGLQPKLMQKIFNFIMGQSRKKH
- the LOC105801384 gene encoding disease resistance protein RUN1-like isoform X2 encodes the protein MSSLPSTSSSNSRKKYDVFLSFRGEDTRTNFTDHLYDALSRSGIVTFRDDPKLEAGEEIAPELFTAIQQSWCSVIVFSQTYAFSSWCLEELAEIVKQHNNDGHIVFPIFYDVDPSDLRKQKEKVEEAFARHEERYKEDREKIQRWRNALIQVAGIKGWHLNNRHESEFIREVIKKISAKLCHPVTHSHLVGMTERLEDLYLKINIGENDVRIIGICGMGGIGKTTLARLAYNQMSHHFESKSFIADIREVSDRCGLVSLQKQLLSEIFHDECFKFFNVHEGNDIISHMLSRKKVLIVLDDVDNIQHLKCLVGRHDWFGLGSRIIVTTREEHLLRSWPVDDMYEPTTLNPKEALQLFSLKAFHSDTVPKDDFIELSYHVVKYAGGLPLALEILGCFLCGRDATQWRSAIERLKRDSNKKILDKLRISFDGLEEREKNIFLDIACFFNGEEKDFVMKVLDGCEFFPDIGIDVLIKKSLIKVDEHKYLWMHNLLQEMGRKFVREKCVDEPGKRCRLWEERDVHHVLTKNTGTKMIEGIIIDNRRESSKMLNLSVDAFSKMKKLRLLKVLCLSNCDDLKFLSNELRLLDWKRCPLRSLPSSFQPDNLVALLLPYSRIQQLWKGNRPLCKLKMMNLEGSQNLIKTPDFTTASNLEVLILKGCTKLVDVHPSIAVLKSLKVLNLRDCKSLRSLPTIIGMESLETLILSGCSSLVRFPEIDGKIERLKTLDLSGCYRVEKLSENLQHAKFLEELDLSETAITELPSFIFQFKNLKVLSFNGFKRVRTNSIASMLPSLSGLSSLRRLSLMDCNLCEGDIPPDISGLSSLEELNLSGNNFISIPASLTRLSKLEELILSNCNMCTLGEADIHGLSSLKRLFLNGNNFITVPLALTQLSELKLLALSNCMKLNSLPELPTSIVVLSIDSCSSLEVVASPSTVCNLMHSDAVKAINCFKLAENINALTQLKKHLKAFANSKEKFDIIMPGTEIPGWFSQQKGDFFIKIPLPINLQEDCEWIGVACCCIFVNNDASRDVGFIDCGALMYGRNRRQIERRGYLVDKRFDKPIMKDHIFLRYWSRDKP
- the LOC105801384 gene encoding disease resistance protein RPV1-like isoform X3; translation: MSSLPSTSSSNSRKKYDVFLSFRGEDTRTNFTDHLYDALSRSGIVTFRDDPKLEAGEEIAPELFTAIQQSWCSVIVFSQTYAFSSWCLEELAEIVKQHNNDGHIVFPIFYDVDPSDLRKQKEKVEEAFARHEERYKEDREKIQRWRNALIQVAGIKGWHLNNRHESEFIREVIKKISAKLCHPVTHSHLVGMTERLEDLYLKINIGENDVRIIGICGMGGIGKTTLARLAYNQMSHHFESKSFIADIREVSDRCGLVSLQKQLLSEIFHDECFKFFNVHEGNDIISHMLSRKKVLIVLDDVDNIQHLKCLVGRHDWFGLGSRIIVTTREEHLLRSWPVDDMYEPTTLNPKEALQLFSLKAFHSDTVPKDDFIELSYHVVKYAGGLPLALEILGCFLCGRDATQWRSAIERLKRDSNKKILDKLRISFDGLEEREKNIFLDIACFFNGEEKDFVMKVLDGCEFFPDIGIDVLIKKSLIKVDEHKYLWMHNLLQEMGRKFVREKCVDEPGKRCRLWEERDVHHVLTKNTGTKMIEGIIIDNRRESSKMLNLSVDAFSKMKKLRLLKVLCLSNCDDLKFLSNELRLLDWKRCPLRSLPSSFQPDNLVALLLPYSRIQQLWKGNRPLCKLKMMNLEGSQNLIKTPDFTTASNLEVLILKGCTKLVDVHPSIAVLKSLKVLNLRDCKSLRSLPTIIGMESLETLILSGCSSLVRFPEIDGKIERLKTLDLSGCYRVEKLSENLQHAKFLEELDLSETAITELPSFIFQFKNLKVLSFNGFKRVRTNSIASMLPSLSGLSSLRRLSLMDCNLCEGDIPPDISGLSSLEELNLSGNNFISIPASLTRLSKLEELILSNCNMCTLGEADIHGLSSLKRLFLNGICKFKRKV